In Nevskiales bacterium, the DNA window CCGAGGCACGCCGCAAAACCGGACTGAACCGGCAGCTGCCGCCGCTGCAGGGCACGGATCTCGATCCGGCCGCCGTGCGCGCCGCGCAGGACAATGCCCAGCGCGCCGGGCTGGCGTCGCAGACGCGCTTTGCCGTCGCCGATGCCCTCGACTTGCGCCCTGTCGGCGTAGTGCCGGGCCTGGTGGTCTGCAACCCCCCTTACGGCGAGCGGCTCGGACAGGAAAGCGAGCTGATCAAGCTCTACAGCCTGCTCGGCGCTACGCTCAGGCAGCACTTTGGCGGCTGGAAGGCGGCGGTGTTTACCGGCCGGCCGGATCTGGGGCCACGCCTGGGACTACGCGCGCACGACAGCTACGCGCTCTACAACGGCGCCCTGCCCTGCAGGCTGCTGTGCTTCGACATCCCGGCGGCCGAAGCGGCCGCCGCAAGCACTGGCGGCGAGGATTTCGCGAATCGTTTACGCAAGAACCTCAAGCACCTGCAGCGCTGGGCGGCACGCGAAGGCGTGAGCTGTTACCGCGCCTACGACGCCGACCTGCCGGACTATGCCGTGGCCGTGGACCTGTACCAATCCGATGGGCTGCATGCGCACGTGCAGGAGTATGCGGCGCCCAAAAGCATCGACCCAGTGCGCGCCGAGAAGCGGCTGCGCGAGGCACTGGTACAGATCCGGGCGGCGCTGGACATCCCGGCCGCACAGCTGCACTACAAGCTGCGCCAGGCGCAGAAAGGCGGCACGCAGTACGAGAAGCAGGACGCACAGGGCCGCTTTCACGCGGTCGAGGAGCACGGCGTCAAGCTGTGGGTGAACTTCGACGATTACCTCGACACCGGGCTGTTCCTCGACCACCGGCCGCTGCGCCTGCGCCTGCAGCGCGAAGCCAGGGGCAAGCGTTTCCTGAACCTGTTCTGCTACACCGGCGCCGCGACTGCGCATGCCGCCGTGGGCGGCGCGCGGCAGACGGTTTCGGTGGATCTGTCGAACACCTACCTGGGCTGGGCCGCGCGCAACCTGGCGCTGAATGGCCTTTCTTCGTCATTCCGGCGGGGGCCGGAATCCAGTGACTTTGGAAAGACGCTGGATACCGGCTTGCGCCGGTATGACGAAAAGAGCCCGCATCAACTGATCCGCACCGACTGCCGGCAGTGGCTGCGTGAACAGGCAGCGCTGGCCAGGCCGCCGCAGTTCGACCTGATCTTCTGCGACCCGCCGACCTTCTCGACCTCGAAAAAGATGACCGGCACGCTCGACATCCAGCGCGACCACGCCGAGCTGATCCAGCATGCCGCCCGGCTGCTCGCACCCGGCGGCGTGCTGTACTTCTCCACCAATCGCCGTGGCTTCAAACTGGACCGCGAATCGCTTGCGGATCTCAAGGCGGAGGACATCACCGCTCAGACTCTGGGCGAAGATTTCAAGCGCCCGCCGCCGGCGCATCGCTGCTGGAAAATCTCGCACCCGGATTGAGCCGGCGCCGCGCTGGCCGTCGCGCTGACGCTTGGGGATAATCGGCCTTGATTCGCTCGCACGAGCCTGCCCATGAGCCACACCCCCTCCGCCGCCGAAGCGCGGTTGCCCACAGAACCGATCGACAGGCTGGTCGATCCGATCGCGCGCTTCCTGCACATCCAGGCCGCCAGCGGCGTGGTGCTGCTGCTGTTCACCCTCGCGCCACTGGTGTTGGCGAATTCGTCCTGGTCGGGACAGTTTCTGGCGTTCTGGAAGACCCCTCTCGGCTTCTCGATCGGCAGCTACGAGGTCAATCACTCGCTCAAGCACTGGATCAACGACGGCCTGATGGTGATCTTCTTCTTCGTCGTCGGCCTGGAGGTCAAGCGCGAGCTGGCCGTCGGCGAACTGCGCAGCCTGCGCCTGGCGGCGCTGCCGGTGGCGGCGGCCCTCGGCGGAATGCTGGCGCCGGCGACCCTCTACCTGGCCCTGCAATGGGGCGAGCCGGGCATGCGCGGCTGGGCCATTCCGATGGCGACCGATATCGCCTTCGTGGTCGGCTGCCTGGCGCTGCTCGGCGAGCGGGTACCGCACAGCCTGCGCATCCTGCTGCTGTCGCTGGCCATCGTCGACGACATCGGTGCCATACTGGTCATCGCCATCGGCTATACCGACAGCCTGAACCTGCGGGCCATGGGGTTCGGCCTGGCCGGCATCGCCGTCGTGATGCTGATGGCGCGGCTCGGCGTGCGCAGTGTGCTGCTGTACACCGTGGTCGGCATCGGTATCTGGTTTGCGTTCCACGAATCCGGCGTGCACGCCACCATCGCCGGGGTGATCCTGGGCCTGCTGACGCCGGTCAGGCCCTGGATCGACCAGAACCTGCTGGTGCGCTACACGCACCGGCTGGGGGATTTTCTGCACGGCGACTCCGCGCCGGAGCCGGACGCGCGTCACGCACTGCTGCGCTCGATGGAACGGGCCGCGCGCGAGACGCTCTCGCCACTGGAACGGATCGAGGCCACGCTGCATCCCTGGGTGGGCTTCGTGGTGATGCCGCTGTTCGCCTTCGCCAATGCCGGGGTGGTGATCGAGCCTGCGGCGTTCCGCGATGCGATCGCGCTGGCGGTGGCCGCGGGCCTGGTCATCGGCAAGCCGGTCGGCATCGTGCTGCTCAGCTGGCTGGCGGTCCGCCTGGGCCTGGCGGCGCTGCCGGCCGGCGTCGGCTGGGGCGCGCTGGCGGCCGGCGGTGTATTGGCCGGGATCGGTTTCACCATGGCGCTGTTCATCGCCGGCCTCGCCTTCGAAGGTACACAGCTCGATGCCGCCAAGATTGGCGTGCTCGCTGCCTCCGCGCTGTGTGCCACGGCCGGCATGCTGATGCTGCTGTGGCTGTTGCCCAAGCCGCCGCCTGAACCGGCCGGCTAACCGCCTGCCAGATCAGCCGACCCACTTGCGCGCGTTG includes these proteins:
- the rlmKL gene encoding bifunctional 23S rRNA (guanine(2069)-N(7))-methyltransferase RlmK/23S rRNA (guanine(2445)-N(2))-methyltransferase RlmL is translated as EARRKTGLNRQLPPLQGTDLDPAAVRAAQDNAQRAGLASQTRFAVADALDLRPVGVVPGLVVCNPPYGERLGQESELIKLYSLLGATLRQHFGGWKAAVFTGRPDLGPRLGLRAHDSYALYNGALPCRLLCFDIPAAEAAAASTGGEDFANRLRKNLKHLQRWAAREGVSCYRAYDADLPDYAVAVDLYQSDGLHAHVQEYAAPKSIDPVRAEKRLREALVQIRAALDIPAAQLHYKLRQAQKGGTQYEKQDAQGRFHAVEEHGVKLWVNFDDYLDTGLFLDHRPLRLRLQREARGKRFLNLFCYTGAATAHAAVGGARQTVSVDLSNTYLGWAARNLALNGLSSSFRRGPESSDFGKTLDTGLRRYDEKSPHQLIRTDCRQWLREQAALARPPQFDLIFCDPPTFSTSKKMTGTLDIQRDHAELIQHAARLLAPGGVLYFSTNRRGFKLDRESLADLKAEDITAQTLGEDFKRPPPAHRCWKISHPD
- the nhaA gene encoding Na+/H+ antiporter NhaA; translation: MSHTPSAAEARLPTEPIDRLVDPIARFLHIQAASGVVLLLFTLAPLVLANSSWSGQFLAFWKTPLGFSIGSYEVNHSLKHWINDGLMVIFFFVVGLEVKRELAVGELRSLRLAALPVAAALGGMLAPATLYLALQWGEPGMRGWAIPMATDIAFVVGCLALLGERVPHSLRILLLSLAIVDDIGAILVIAIGYTDSLNLRAMGFGLAGIAVVMLMARLGVRSVLLYTVVGIGIWFAFHESGVHATIAGVILGLLTPVRPWIDQNLLVRYTHRLGDFLHGDSAPEPDARHALLRSMERAARETLSPLERIEATLHPWVGFVVMPLFAFANAGVVIEPAAFRDAIALAVAAGLVIGKPVGIVLLSWLAVRLGLAALPAGVGWGALAAGGVLAGIGFTMALFIAGLAFEGTQLDAAKIGVLAASALCATAGMLMLLWLLPKPPPEPAG